In Paenibacillus hexagrammi, the following are encoded in one genomic region:
- a CDS encoding adenine nucleotide alpha hydrolase family protein, with protein MKFDIFNTNTKFQEAQKRIQEVYLADERPWVVGYSGGKDSTAVVQAIFNALLDLQQEQLTKKVYIISSDTLVETPLIINKITTALGKMQDYALQVGLPIETHKIRPAIEQTFWASLIGKGYPSLAKNSDGAQTV; from the coding sequence TTGAAGTTTGACATCTTTAATACAAATACCAAGTTTCAAGAAGCGCAAAAACGAATACAAGAAGTATATTTAGCTGATGAACGTCCATGGGTAGTTGGCTATAGTGGAGGTAAAGACTCTACTGCTGTTGTTCAAGCGATCTTTAATGCATTGCTCGATCTTCAACAAGAGCAGTTAACTAAAAAGGTATATATTATTTCATCAGATACGTTGGTAGAAACCCCATTAATTATTAATAAAATAACAACAGCACTTGGAAAAATGCAGGACTATGCTTTACAAGTTGGCTTACCCATTGAGACTCATAAAATCCGCCCAGCGATTGAACAAACATTTTGGGCATCACTAATCGGGAAAGGCTACCCCTCCCTCGCCAAAAATTCAGATGGTGCA
- the dndB gene encoding DNA sulfur modification protein DndB — MTLNFSYSFPALRGIQANKEFYTVICPLRLIPKIFLFDEEEIPPEHRAQRLMNKSRIPEIANYILENPKEYVFSSLTASVDGELNFQSISEENSDIGNLTISLDSKFLINDGQHRRAAIEEALKISPDLGNESISVVFFHDRGLKRSQQIFSDLNRHAVNTTSSIGILYDHRDQFALLTKDIISSIPLLERYTDKEKVSLSKNSPKLFALNHIFNTNCRLIGKKKGELLSEQERSFILEFWTVLVESIPEWKLVLNKEISPRELRQNCIAAHGVFLEAVGIVGHYLYVNMPTTWRDFIKKFHKIDWNRDNKIDWLGRAYGPTGRINKTNETIHLTSNLIKCKLGLDLTESEREIEIRFLEGQKIEV, encoded by the coding sequence ATTACATTGAATTTTTCTTATAGCTTCCCTGCTTTGCGCGGCATACAAGCTAATAAAGAATTTTATACCGTCATTTGCCCTTTGCGCCTAATCCCAAAAATATTTTTATTTGATGAAGAGGAGATCCCTCCAGAGCACCGCGCTCAACGATTAATGAACAAGTCTCGTATACCAGAGATTGCAAACTACATTTTGGAAAATCCAAAAGAGTACGTATTCTCATCATTAACCGCTTCAGTCGATGGTGAGCTTAACTTTCAATCAATCTCTGAAGAAAATAGTGATATAGGCAATTTAACAATTTCATTAGATTCAAAATTTCTTATCAACGATGGTCAACATCGACGCGCTGCGATCGAGGAAGCACTCAAGATTTCTCCTGACTTAGGTAATGAGTCAATATCGGTCGTTTTCTTTCATGATCGTGGATTAAAAAGATCACAACAAATATTTTCCGATCTAAATCGTCATGCGGTCAACACAACATCCAGTATAGGAATTCTTTACGATCATCGCGACCAATTTGCTTTGCTGACGAAGGACATTATAAGTAGCATACCTCTTCTTGAGCGATATACCGACAAAGAAAAGGTTTCACTTTCCAAAAACTCTCCTAAGCTTTTTGCATTAAACCACATATTTAATACTAATTGCAGATTAATTGGAAAGAAAAAAGGCGAGCTTCTCTCAGAGCAAGAGCGCTCATTTATTTTGGAATTCTGGACAGTATTAGTCGAATCAATACCAGAATGGAAACTAGTTCTAAACAAGGAAATTTCCCCTCGTGAACTAAGACAAAATTGTATCGCAGCTCATGGGGTTTTTTTAGAAGCTGTTGGAATAGTTGGTCATTATTTATATGTAAATATGCCCACAACTTGGCGAGATTTCATCAAGAAGTTTCACAAAATTGACTGGAACCGCGACAATAAAATTGATTGGCTAGGGAGGGCTTATGGCCCTACTGGTCGCATTAATAAAACCAATGAGACTATACATCTAACATCCAATCTTATTAAGTGTAAACTCGGACTAGATTTGACAGAAAGCGAACGTGAGATAGAGATTCGATTTTTGGAGGGACAAAAAATTGAAGTTTGA